Proteins found in one Pseudomonas marvdashtae genomic segment:
- a CDS encoding tryptophan--tRNA ligase, translating to MTTRTRILTGITTTGTPHLGNYAGAIRPAILASRDSNADSFYFLADYHALIKCDDPLRIQRSRLEIAATWLAGGLDVERVTFYRQSDIPEIPELTWLLTCVAAKGLLNRAHAYKASVDKNVETGEDPDAGVTMGLYSYPILMAADILMFNAHKVPVGRDQIQHVEMARDIGQRFNHLFGQGKEFFTMPEALIEESVATLPGLDGRKMSKSYDNTIPLFSSAKDMKDAISRIVTDSRAPGEAKDPDHSHLFTLFQAFATPAQSAEFRSELLQGLGWGEAKNRLFQLLDSELGEARERYHQFIERPSDLEDILQLGASKARAVATPFLNELREAVGLRSFVSQVQVATQTKKKAAKAARFVSFRDEDGSFRFRLLSADGEQLLLSSNFADGKTAGQVTKQLQAGQPLDVRNDDLGFSVWLDGECVANSPVFADSSARDAAIDALRVALTPAQD from the coding sequence ATGACGACGCGTACCCGTATCCTGACCGGCATCACCACCACCGGCACCCCGCACCTGGGCAACTATGCCGGCGCCATCCGTCCGGCGATCCTCGCCAGCCGCGACAGCAATGCCGATTCGTTCTACTTCCTGGCCGATTATCACGCCCTGATCAAATGTGACGACCCGCTGCGTATCCAGCGTTCGCGCCTGGAGATCGCCGCGACCTGGCTGGCCGGTGGCCTGGACGTGGAACGCGTGACGTTCTATCGCCAGTCCGACATTCCCGAAATCCCCGAACTGACCTGGCTGCTGACCTGCGTCGCCGCCAAGGGCCTGCTCAACCGCGCCCACGCCTACAAGGCCTCGGTGGACAAGAATGTCGAGACCGGCGAAGACCCGGACGCCGGCGTCACCATGGGCCTCTACAGCTACCCGATCCTCATGGCTGCCGACATCCTGATGTTCAACGCCCACAAGGTGCCGGTCGGCCGCGACCAGATCCAGCACGTGGAAATGGCCCGCGACATCGGCCAGCGCTTCAACCACCTGTTCGGCCAGGGCAAGGAGTTCTTCACCATGCCCGAGGCGCTGATCGAAGAAAGCGTCGCCACGCTGCCGGGCCTCGACGGTCGCAAGATGTCCAAGAGCTACGACAACACCATCCCGTTGTTCAGCAGCGCCAAGGACATGAAGGACGCGATCTCGCGGATCGTCACCGACTCCCGCGCGCCGGGCGAAGCCAAGGATCCGGACCATTCGCATCTGTTCACGCTGTTCCAGGCGTTCGCCACCCCGGCGCAGTCCGCCGAATTCCGTAGCGAGCTGTTGCAGGGCTTGGGGTGGGGCGAGGCGAAGAACCGCCTGTTCCAGTTGCTCGACAGCGAGCTGGGTGAAGCGCGCGAGCGTTATCACCAGTTCATCGAGCGTCCATCGGACCTTGAAGACATCCTGCAACTGGGCGCGAGCAAGGCCCGGGCCGTGGCAACGCCGTTCCTCAACGAACTGCGTGAGGCCGTTGGCCTGCGGTCCTTCGTCAGTCAGGTCCAAGTCGCCACCCAGACTAAAAAGAAAGCAGCCAAGGCGGCACGTTTCGTCAGTTTCCGCGACGAGGATGGCAGCTTCCGCTTCCGCCTGCTGTCGGCCGATGGCGAGCAACTGTTGCTCTCGAGCAATTTCGCTGACGGCAAGACCGCAGGCCAAGTGACCAAGCAACTGCAAGCTGGCCAGCCGCTGGACGTACGCAATGACGACCTGGGTTTCAGCGTCTGGCTCGACGGCGAATGCGTGGCCAACAGCCCGGTTTTCGCCGACAGCAGCGCCCGGGACGCGGCGATCGACGCCTTGCGTGTCGCCCTGACGCCTGCGCAGGACTGA
- the zapE gene encoding cell division protein ZapE, whose translation MTPLERYQADLKRPEFFHDAAQETAVRHLQRLYDDLIAASNDKPGFLGKLFGKKDQAPVKGLYFWGGVGRGKTYLVDTFFEALPFKEKTRTHFHRFMKRVHEEMKTLGGEKNPLTLIAKRFSDETRVICFDEFFVSDITDAMILGTLMEELFKNGVTLVATSNIVPDGLYKDGLQRARFLPAIKLIKEHTEVVNVDSGVDYRLRHLEQAELFHFPLDAAAEESLRKSFRALTPECTQAVENDVLIIENREIRAIRTCDDVAWFDFRELCDGPRSQNDYIELGKIFHAVLISGVEQMSVTTDDIARRFINMVDEFYDRNVKLIISAEVELKDLYTGGRLTFEFQRTLSRLLEMQSHEFLSRAHKP comes from the coding sequence ATGACGCCCCTAGAACGATATCAAGCTGATCTGAAACGCCCGGAGTTCTTCCACGACGCAGCCCAGGAAACGGCCGTGCGGCACTTGCAGCGCCTGTACGACGACTTGATTGCCGCTTCGAACGACAAGCCGGGCTTCTTGGGCAAACTGTTCGGCAAAAAAGACCAGGCGCCGGTCAAGGGCCTGTACTTCTGGGGCGGTGTCGGCCGTGGCAAGACCTACCTGGTGGACACCTTCTTCGAAGCGCTGCCGTTCAAGGAAAAGACCCGGACGCACTTCCACCGCTTCATGAAGCGTGTGCACGAGGAAATGAAGACCCTGGGCGGCGAAAAGAACCCGTTGACCCTCATCGCCAAGCGTTTTTCCGACGAGACCCGGGTGATCTGCTTCGATGAGTTCTTCGTTTCCGACATCACCGACGCCATGATCCTCGGCACCTTGATGGAAGAGCTGTTCAAGAACGGCGTGACCCTGGTCGCCACCTCGAACATCGTGCCGGACGGCCTGTACAAGGACGGCCTGCAACGCGCGCGCTTTCTCCCGGCGATCAAGCTGATCAAGGAACACACTGAAGTCGTCAACGTCGACAGCGGTGTGGACTATCGCCTGCGTCACCTTGAGCAAGCGGAGTTGTTCCACTTTCCGTTGGACGCCGCCGCTGAAGAGAGCTTGCGCAAGAGCTTCCGCGCCCTGACGCCGGAATGCACCCAGGCGGTGGAAAACGATGTGCTGATCATCGAGAACCGCGAGATCCGCGCCATCCGCACCTGTGACGATGTGGCGTGGTTCGATTTCCGTGAACTGTGCGACGGCCCCCGCAGCCAGAACGACTACATTGAACTGGGCAAGATCTTCCACGCCGTGCTGATCAGCGGCGTCGAGCAGATGAGCGTCACCACTGACGACATCGCTCGCCGCTTCATCAACATGGTCGACGAGTTCTACGACCGCAACGTGAAGCTGATCATCTCGGCCGAAGTCGAACTCAAGGATCTCTATACCGGCGGTCGCCTGACCTTCGAATTCCAGCGGACCCTGAGCCGTCTGCTGGAAATGCAATCCCACGAATTCCTGTCGCGGGCGCATAAGCCTTAG
- a CDS encoding asparaginase, whose amino-acid sequence MDLPKLAIASIGGTVSMRAQAASKGVIPTVSGETLMAAVPELTSLAHVNVETLGMLPSASLNFDFLLSVLSWANYQIEQGAVGVVITQGTDTLEESATFFDHLWNHDEPLVLTGAMRSAAQAGADGPANLLDACRVGLADNSRRRGVLVVMNGQIHPAHAVRKTDSMALQAFSSPIVGPAGLLSEGKVHYLRPTLPRNVLPLPQHTTQKVALLQASLSADTLLLENILTLGYDGLVIAGFGAGHLSETWAEAIDDIAKKIPVIIATRCGSGPTARSTYGFKGGEMDLIRRGASMAGFACPRKARILLWLLIGCRRQDDLARYLKEDIRCQQP is encoded by the coding sequence ATGGATCTGCCCAAACTGGCCATCGCGTCAATTGGCGGCACCGTGAGCATGCGGGCCCAGGCCGCCAGCAAAGGCGTGATCCCGACCGTCAGCGGTGAAACCCTGATGGCTGCGGTACCGGAGTTGACGAGTTTGGCACACGTCAACGTCGAAACCCTCGGGATGTTACCGAGCGCTTCACTGAATTTCGATTTTTTACTGAGTGTCCTCAGCTGGGCGAACTATCAGATTGAGCAAGGTGCCGTGGGTGTTGTCATCACGCAGGGCACGGACACGCTGGAAGAAAGCGCCACATTTTTCGATCACCTTTGGAACCATGACGAGCCGTTGGTGCTTACCGGCGCCATGCGCTCGGCTGCCCAGGCAGGGGCCGACGGACCGGCGAATCTACTGGATGCTTGCCGGGTTGGCTTGGCCGACAATAGCCGTCGACGTGGCGTTCTGGTGGTAATGAACGGGCAAATTCACCCGGCGCACGCAGTTCGCAAAACCGATTCAATGGCATTGCAGGCATTTTCTTCACCCATCGTCGGCCCGGCCGGTCTATTGTCGGAGGGTAAAGTTCACTATCTGCGCCCCACTCTGCCGCGCAACGTCCTGCCCTTGCCGCAACATACGACACAGAAAGTTGCCTTGCTACAGGCGTCGCTGTCTGCCGACACACTGTTGCTGGAAAACATTCTCACATTAGGTTACGACGGGTTGGTGATCGCCGGTTTCGGTGCTGGACACCTTTCGGAAACCTGGGCTGAGGCGATTGATGATATCGCCAAGAAAATCCCGGTCATCATTGCAACTCGCTGCGGCTCAGGACCCACGGCTCGTTCAACTTACGGGTTCAAGGGCGGCGAGATGGATTTGATTCGCAGAGGCGCATCGATGGCTGGCTTTGCCTGTCCACGCAAAGCCAGGATTCTCTTGTGGCTACTGATTGGTTGCCGACGACAGGATGATTTGGCTCGCTATCTGAAAGAGGACATCCGGTGTCAGCAGCCTTAA
- a CDS encoding nitrilase family protein, which translates to MSEPTSPVRVAVVQFDPQVGINNREDNLHRSLALALEAVNGGANLIVLPELSSTGYFFSNRQDAFDHSESIPGGQSVQAWMDFARQHKIYLVAGLTEREGMRLFNTAVLVGPDGFIGKYRKAHLWNLEKLWFTPGDLGFPVFDTPIGRIGLLICWDIWFPEVPRILSQQGADIICSLNNWVWTPPPLFDDAGKCMASYLTMTAAHVNNVFIAAASRIGEERGARYLGCSLIAGTNGWPIGAVASADQQEVLFADIDLTSSRSAAIWNNLNDLHRDRRADLYDQMLGYTQHPCLPR; encoded by the coding sequence ATGAGCGAGCCAACCAGTCCTGTTCGTGTAGCAGTCGTGCAATTCGACCCCCAGGTCGGCATCAACAATCGCGAGGATAATCTGCACCGCAGCCTTGCTCTGGCCCTGGAGGCAGTGAACGGCGGAGCGAATCTCATCGTCCTGCCCGAGTTATCAAGTACCGGTTATTTCTTCAGCAACCGACAGGATGCGTTCGACCACTCCGAATCAATCCCCGGCGGACAGAGCGTGCAAGCCTGGATGGACTTCGCCCGCCAGCACAAGATTTACCTGGTGGCTGGTTTGACGGAGCGTGAAGGCATGCGGCTCTTCAATACTGCCGTTCTGGTGGGGCCCGACGGATTTATCGGCAAGTATCGAAAAGCGCATTTGTGGAATCTGGAGAAACTGTGGTTCACACCGGGTGACCTGGGTTTTCCGGTGTTTGACACACCAATAGGCCGTATAGGGTTGCTGATTTGCTGGGATATCTGGTTCCCGGAAGTGCCGCGAATTCTCAGCCAGCAAGGCGCGGACATCATTTGCAGCTTGAACAACTGGGTCTGGACGCCACCGCCTCTGTTCGATGACGCAGGCAAGTGCATGGCGTCGTACCTGACGATGACGGCAGCGCATGTAAACAACGTATTTATTGCAGCGGCAAGCCGCATAGGTGAGGAGCGAGGTGCCCGCTACCTGGGCTGTTCGTTGATCGCTGGCACCAACGGCTGGCCGATCGGTGCGGTGGCTTCGGCTGACCAACAAGAAGTGCTTTTTGCCGATATTGACCTGACCAGTTCCCGAAGCGCTGCCATCTGGAACAATTTGAATGACTTGCACCGAGATCGTCGAGCCGACCTTTACGATCAAATGCTCGGCTATACCCAGCACCCTTGTCTGCCGCGTTGA
- a CDS encoding flavin monoamine oxidase family protein, whose translation MTIGSSYNYPSSAAKEAARTKRSADNKWAARFPNPPDLCFDYRALVEQKNGIATATDPQHRICIIGAGITGLTAARELYRCGFTHITLLEQSRRIGGRHLTVPGSKHSIASHTPFEMGAMRMPFFNQADEPPTDGRSMMAYYAKAFDLSTSDFANPGSQWVRSTGIFLREGSLGGESTPQMQIWKNEDGHTPPPGKELQEVYSKWKTFADRMTRHVAEVYASAKWETMWAAIVAKYESVSFRDLVSMPALQHWDERSPGDFGGMGMSAKESAIFYAIGIGDGSWGAFYDVCSIYPLRTAIFGFSSHLQLIHGRVDPMGDPLASPHLHSEAVFDSMELIFDSPRYVGLAALAECLLFMKTDETKKSFYEHCRDAKDGLLTDSSVTKLTKLANQKIRVHFDWKHSQPERLQQRFEDFDSVIMTLPSWLIETRIELENFTAQMLPFETINAYKTAHWETSCKVFAPLKKSFLSKNTNIPQAIVTDSFIHDVYTYRYNDTYSYDCILLSYTWEDDATKLASFTDRELVTKCAKELDRILMKCTNVQERISPYIGLDQAKVQRWMTDRNALGCAKLYRPGAYYDAVSLMKYNRDFGHHSGLYFSGESFSVDAGWTEPCFRGAVDAVIHICNKTAATFNGGFSMSDYPYYKTAT comes from the coding sequence ATGACCATCGGATCAAGCTACAACTACCCCTCCTCCGCCGCCAAGGAGGCCGCTCGAACCAAGCGCTCGGCTGACAACAAATGGGCGGCTCGCTTTCCAAACCCACCCGATTTGTGCTTCGACTACCGGGCGTTGGTCGAACAGAAAAATGGCATTGCCACGGCCACTGACCCCCAACACAGAATTTGCATCATAGGCGCCGGCATCACCGGCTTGACTGCCGCCAGAGAGCTTTATCGTTGCGGATTCACCCACATCACTTTACTGGAGCAATCCAGGCGCATAGGCGGCAGGCACCTGACCGTCCCCGGAAGCAAACACTCCATCGCAAGCCATACCCCCTTTGAAATGGGGGCTATGCGCATGCCCTTCTTCAACCAGGCTGATGAGCCGCCGACAGATGGGCGTTCAATGATGGCGTACTACGCCAAGGCCTTTGACTTATCGACGTCGGATTTCGCCAATCCAGGCAGCCAATGGGTCCGCTCGACAGGCATCTTCCTGCGCGAGGGCAGCCTTGGCGGTGAATCGACCCCACAGATGCAGATCTGGAAGAATGAAGACGGTCACACACCGCCTCCCGGCAAAGAATTGCAAGAGGTGTATTCCAAGTGGAAAACATTTGCCGATCGTATGACTCGGCACGTAGCGGAGGTTTACGCCAGTGCGAAATGGGAAACCATGTGGGCCGCTATTGTTGCAAAGTACGAGAGCGTTTCGTTTCGCGATCTGGTGAGCATGCCGGCTTTACAACACTGGGACGAACGCTCTCCGGGAGACTTTGGCGGGATGGGAATGTCCGCGAAAGAGTCCGCAATCTTCTATGCGATTGGCATAGGCGACGGCAGCTGGGGTGCATTTTATGACGTCTGCTCTATTTATCCGCTGCGCACCGCCATCTTTGGATTCAGCAGCCATCTGCAACTGATCCATGGTCGGGTAGACCCGATGGGAGACCCGCTCGCATCGCCCCACCTGCATAGCGAAGCGGTTTTTGATTCCATGGAGCTGATTTTCGACAGTCCCCGCTACGTCGGGCTCGCCGCATTGGCCGAGTGTCTACTGTTCATGAAAACCGATGAAACCAAAAAATCCTTCTACGAACATTGCCGCGACGCAAAGGATGGTTTGCTCACGGACTCGTCCGTAACAAAGCTGACAAAATTGGCCAACCAAAAGATACGCGTCCACTTCGACTGGAAACACAGCCAGCCCGAGCGACTCCAGCAACGCTTTGAAGATTTCGACTCGGTGATCATGACGCTTCCCTCCTGGCTGATCGAAACGCGCATTGAGCTTGAAAACTTCACCGCGCAAATGCTGCCTTTCGAGACCATCAATGCTTATAAAACAGCTCACTGGGAGACCAGCTGCAAAGTCTTTGCGCCACTGAAAAAATCATTTCTCTCGAAAAACACCAACATTCCGCAGGCCATTGTCACCGACAGCTTCATCCACGACGTCTACACCTACCGCTACAACGACACCTACAGCTATGACTGCATTCTCCTGAGCTACACGTGGGAAGACGACGCAACCAAACTCGCCTCATTCACCGACAGGGAACTAGTGACCAAGTGCGCCAAGGAGCTTGATCGAATACTGATGAAGTGCACCAATGTCCAAGAAAGAATTTCTCCCTACATCGGGCTCGATCAAGCCAAGGTCCAGCGCTGGATGACCGATAGGAATGCGTTGGGTTGCGCAAAGCTGTACAGACCTGGCGCCTACTACGATGCTGTGAGCTTGATGAAGTACAACAGGGACTTTGGACATCACTCAGGTCTGTATTTTTCTGGCGAATCATTTTCGGTAGATGCCGGCTGGACGGAGCCTTGCTTTCGAGGCGCCGTCGACGCTGTCATTCATATCTGTAATAAAACCGCTGCGACGTTCAATGGTGGTTTTTCCATGAGCGACTATCCGTATTACAAAACCGCAACCTGA
- a CDS encoding GlxA family transcriptional regulator — protein sequence MASLRYGKQLGHGLTPAFETRLVSPDGKPVNSFSDVIMPVDGGLEDTDVIILPAFWDDFASLCQRYPQVLPWLREQHARGAVLCGEATGVFWLAEAGLLDGKEATTYWRFFNAFKERFPQVHLNQDKHLTDADNLFCAGGTTSACDLYIYLIERFCGANVAQAVARDILYEVQRSYSPGRIGFGGQKLHQDVIILQIQQWLEEHFADKFRFEDVAREHGMSIRNFMRRFQTATGDKPLHYLQRLRIETAKGLLSGSRKSIKTISYEVGYDDASFFARLFRQHTDLSPNQYRQQFQQAA from the coding sequence CTGGCCAGCCTGCGTTATGGCAAACAACTGGGCCACGGCCTGACGCCGGCATTCGAAACCCGGCTGGTCAGCCCCGATGGCAAGCCAGTCAACAGTTTCAGCGACGTGATCATGCCGGTGGACGGCGGCCTGGAAGACACCGACGTGATCATCCTGCCAGCTTTCTGGGATGACTTCGCCAGCCTGTGCCAACGTTATCCACAGGTCCTGCCATGGCTACGAGAGCAGCATGCTCGCGGCGCGGTACTTTGTGGCGAAGCCACTGGGGTGTTCTGGCTGGCCGAGGCCGGGCTGCTCGATGGCAAGGAAGCCACCACCTACTGGCGTTTCTTTAATGCCTTCAAGGAACGCTTTCCCCAGGTGCACCTGAACCAGGACAAGCACCTGACCGACGCCGACAACCTGTTCTGTGCCGGCGGCACCACATCGGCATGCGACCTCTACATCTACCTGATTGAACGCTTCTGCGGCGCCAATGTGGCCCAGGCCGTGGCGCGAGACATCTTGTACGAAGTACAACGCAGCTACTCGCCCGGACGCATCGGCTTCGGCGGCCAGAAGCTGCACCAGGACGTGATCATCCTGCAAATCCAGCAGTGGCTCGAAGAGCACTTCGCCGACAAGTTCCGCTTCGAGGACGTCGCCCGCGAGCACGGCATGAGCATCCGCAATTTCATGCGCCGCTTCCAGACCGCCACGGGTGACAAGCCGCTGCATTACCTGCAACGACTGCGCATAGAAACCGCCAAGGGCCTGCTGTCCGGCAGCCGCAAGAGCATCAAGACCATCAGCTACGAAGTCGGCTACGACGATGCGAGTTTTTTCGCGCGATTGTTCCGGCAGCACACCGACCTGTCGCCGAACCAGTATCGGCAGCAGTTCCAGCAGGCCGCGTGA
- a CDS encoding acyl-CoA dehydrogenase family protein, with amino-acid sequence MIPRTLFSPEHELFRDTVRSFLEKEAVPYHSQWEKQGHVDRQLWNKAGEAGMLCSHLPETYGGLDADFLYSTVVIEEIGRLGLTGIGFSLHSDIVAPYILHYGSEALKHKYLPKLVSGEMVTAIAMTEPGAGSDLQGVKTSAVLDGDEYVINGSKTFITNGFLADLVIVVAKTDPKAGAKGTSLFLVEAGTPGFEKGKRLEKVGMKAQDTSELFFQDVRVPKENLLGQAGMGFAYLMQELPQERLTVAIGGLASAEAALQWTLDYTRDRKAFGKSIADFQNTRFKLAEMATEIQIGRVFVDRCLELHLQGKLDVPTAAMAKYWGTDLQCKVLDECVQLHGGYGFMWEYPVARAWADARVQRIYAGTNEIMKEIIARSL; translated from the coding sequence ATGATCCCAAGAACCCTGTTCAGTCCCGAGCACGAATTGTTTCGAGACACGGTACGAAGCTTCCTTGAAAAAGAAGCCGTGCCGTACCACAGCCAGTGGGAAAAACAGGGGCATGTCGACCGTCAGCTGTGGAATAAGGCAGGGGAGGCGGGGATGTTGTGCTCGCATCTGCCGGAGACCTACGGTGGACTGGACGCGGACTTTCTCTACAGCACCGTGGTGATCGAGGAAATCGGCCGCCTGGGGCTGACCGGGATCGGCTTTTCACTGCATTCCGATATTGTCGCGCCGTACATCCTGCATTACGGCAGCGAGGCGCTGAAGCATAAATACCTGCCAAAACTGGTGTCGGGCGAAATGGTCACGGCCATTGCCATGACCGAGCCAGGCGCGGGCTCTGACCTGCAAGGTGTGAAGACCTCGGCGGTGCTGGATGGCGATGAATATGTCATCAACGGCTCCAAGACGTTCATCACTAATGGCTTCCTGGCTGACTTGGTCATCGTCGTCGCCAAGACCGACCCGAAGGCGGGGGCCAAGGGCACCAGCCTGTTCCTCGTGGAAGCAGGCACACCCGGCTTCGAGAAAGGTAAGCGCCTGGAAAAAGTCGGCATGAAGGCCCAGGACACCTCCGAACTGTTCTTCCAGGATGTTCGCGTACCGAAGGAAAATCTCTTGGGGCAGGCCGGAATGGGGTTTGCCTACCTGATGCAAGAGTTGCCCCAGGAGCGCCTGACCGTCGCCATCGGTGGCCTGGCCTCGGCCGAAGCGGCGCTGCAGTGGACGCTGGACTACACCCGTGATCGCAAGGCATTTGGCAAGTCCATCGCCGACTTCCAGAACACCCGCTTCAAACTGGCGGAAATGGCCACCGAGATCCAGATCGGCCGGGTCTTTGTCGACCGCTGCCTGGAACTGCACCTGCAAGGCAAGCTCGACGTGCCGACCGCGGCGATGGCGAAATACTGGGGCACCGACCTGCAATGCAAGGTGCTCGACGAGTGCGTGCAGTTGCATGGCGGCTACGGCTTCATGTGGGAATACCCGGTTGCCCGGGCATGGGCCGATGCGCGGGTGCAGCGGATCTATGCCGGGACCAATGAAATCATGAAGGAGATCATTGCGCGGTCGCTGTAA
- a CDS encoding NADP(H)-dependent aldo-keto reductase, whose product MDYRKLGRTDLNVSALCLGTMTWGEQNSEAEAFAQIERAKGAGINFLDTAEMYPVPPKAETYATTERYIGNYFKSRGDRADWVLASKIAGPGNTIDYIRDKNLKHNRHHIVEALDASLKRLQTDWIDLYQLHWPERSTNFFGQLGYTHKADEDFTPLEETLEALDEQVRAGKIRHIGLSNETPWGTMKFLALAEARGWPRAVSIQNPYNLLNRSFEIGLAEIAIREQCGLLAYSPLAFGFLSGKYENGARPAKGRLTLYSRFMRYFNPQSEAACSRYVALAREHGLDPAQMALAFVTQQPFVTSNIIGATTLEQLDSNIASFDLKLSDEVLAGIEAIHKDHPNPAP is encoded by the coding sequence ATGGACTATCGCAAGCTAGGCCGTACCGATCTGAATGTCAGCGCCTTATGCCTCGGAACCATGACCTGGGGCGAGCAGAACAGCGAGGCCGAGGCGTTCGCCCAGATCGAACGCGCCAAGGGTGCCGGGATCAACTTCCTCGACACCGCCGAAATGTACCCCGTACCGCCCAAGGCCGAGACCTACGCCACCACCGAGCGCTACATCGGCAACTATTTCAAGAGCCGCGGTGACCGCGCCGACTGGGTCCTGGCAAGCAAGATCGCCGGCCCCGGCAACACCATCGATTACATCCGCGACAAAAATCTGAAGCACAACCGCCACCACATCGTCGAAGCGTTGGATGCAAGCCTCAAGCGCCTGCAGACCGACTGGATCGACCTCTACCAACTGCACTGGCCGGAACGCAGCACCAACTTTTTTGGCCAGCTGGGCTACACCCACAAGGCCGACGAAGACTTCACGCCGCTGGAGGAAACCCTCGAAGCCCTGGACGAACAGGTCCGCGCTGGCAAGATCCGCCACATCGGCCTGTCCAACGAAACACCGTGGGGCACCATGAAATTCCTCGCCCTGGCCGAAGCTCGGGGCTGGCCGCGAGCGGTGTCGATCCAGAACCCGTACAACCTGCTCAACCGCAGCTTCGAGATCGGCCTGGCGGAAATCGCCATTCGCGAACAGTGTGGCCTGCTGGCCTATTCGCCCCTGGCGTTCGGTTTCCTGTCGGGCAAATACGAGAACGGCGCACGGCCGGCCAAGGGTCGCCTGACGCTTTACAGCCGCTTCATGCGCTACTTCAACCCGCAGTCGGAAGCCGCCTGCAGCCGCTATGTGGCACTGGCTCGCGAACACGGCCTGGACCCGGCACAGATGGCCCTGGCATTCGTTACCCAGCAGCCGTTCGTGACCAGTAACATCATCGGCGCCACAACCCTGGAGCAACTGGACAGCAACATCGCCAGCTTCGACCTGAAGCTGTCGGATGAAGTGCTGGCGGGGATCGAGGCGATCCACAAGGATCATCCGAATCCGGCGCCATAA
- the rplM gene encoding 50S ribosomal protein L13, with product MKTFTAKPETVKRDWFVVDAAGQTLGRLATEIASRLRGKHKPEYTPHVDTGDYIVVINAEQVRVTGAKTTDKMYYSHSGFPGGIKSINFEKLIAKAPERVLETAVKGMLPKNPLGRDMYRKLKVYAGAAHPHTAQQPQELKF from the coding sequence ATGAAAACTTTTACTGCTAAACCGGAAACAGTAAAGCGCGACTGGTTTGTCGTCGACGCTGCTGGTCAGACCCTGGGTCGTCTGGCCACCGAAATCGCGAGCCGTCTGCGTGGCAAGCACAAGCCTGAGTACACCCCTCACGTTGACACCGGTGACTACATCGTCGTGATCAATGCTGAGCAAGTACGTGTTACTGGCGCTAAAACCACTGACAAAATGTACTACTCCCACTCCGGTTTTCCTGGCGGCATCAAGTCGATCAACTTCGAAAAGCTGATCGCCAAAGCCCCTGAGCGCGTGCTCGAGACCGCGGTTAAAGGCATGCTGCCTAAAAACCCACTGGGTCGCGACATGTATCGTAAGCTGAAGGTTTATGCGGGCGCTGCTCACCCTCATACTGCTCAGCAGCCCCAAGAACTGAAGTTTTAA
- the rpsI gene encoding 30S ribosomal protein S9, translating to MSATQNYGTGRRKTATARVFLRPGTGNISINNRSLDNFFGRETARMVVRQPLELTETVEKFDIYVTVIGGGVSGQAGAIRHGITRALMDYDETLRGALRKAGFVTRDAREVERKKVGLRKARKRPQYSKR from the coding sequence ATGTCGGCGACTCAAAATTACGGCACTGGCCGTCGCAAGACCGCAACCGCACGCGTCTTCCTGCGTCCGGGCACTGGTAACATCTCCATCAACAACCGCTCCCTGGATAACTTCTTCGGCCGCGAAACTGCCCGCATGGTAGTTCGTCAGCCGCTGGAACTGACCGAGACCGTCGAGAAATTCGACATCTACGTCACCGTTATCGGTGGTGGTGTAAGTGGTCAAGCTGGCGCAATCCGCCACGGCATCACTCGTGCCCTGATGGATTACGACGAAACTCTGCGCGGCGCGCTGCGTAAAGCTGGCTTCGTAACTCGCGATGCTCGCGAAGTTGAACGTAAGAAAGTCGGTCTGCGTAAAGCGCGTAAGCGTCCGCAGTACTCGAAGCGTTAA